The Devosia sp. A16 genome includes a window with the following:
- the fumC gene encoding class II fumarate hydratase: MGTRVESDSMGTINVPSEKYYGAQTARSLANFDIGGEKMPTEIIRAFGILKKAAALANHKLGLMDQATRDLVVAAADEVIAGKLAEHFPLVVWQTGSGTQSNMNVNEVISNRAIEMAGGVMGSKKPVHPNDHVNMSQSSNDTYPTAMHIAAVEAIENYLVDRVMLLRNTLDAKATEFMGVVKIGRTHLQDATPLTLGQEISGWVAQLDLAMKAIRATLPQLYELALGGTAVGTGLNAHPKYGETVAAEIAKLTGQPFVTAPNKFAVMAGHDAFVGSSGALKQLAAALMKIANDVRWLASGPRSGLGEITIPENEPGSSIMPGKVNPTQAEATTMVAVQVMGNDAAIGIAASQGNFELNVFKPVIAYNFLQSVRLLADAAKSFNDHCAVGIEPDRDRIKQLVDQSLMLVTALNRKIGYDNAAKIAKHAHKKRSTLRESAIELGLLTGEEFDAEVKPEQMVGPLKL; this comes from the coding sequence ATGGGCACGCGCGTCGAATCGGATTCCATGGGCACGATCAATGTGCCGTCGGAAAAGTACTACGGGGCGCAGACCGCCCGCTCGCTGGCCAATTTCGACATTGGCGGCGAGAAGATGCCGACCGAAATCATCCGGGCTTTCGGCATCCTCAAGAAGGCGGCGGCGCTGGCCAACCACAAGCTGGGGCTGATGGATCAGGCGACGCGCGACCTGGTGGTCGCGGCGGCCGACGAAGTGATTGCCGGCAAGCTCGCCGAGCATTTTCCGCTGGTGGTCTGGCAGACCGGTTCGGGCACCCAGTCGAACATGAACGTCAACGAGGTGATCTCGAACCGCGCCATCGAGATGGCCGGCGGGGTGATGGGTTCGAAAAAGCCCGTGCACCCCAACGATCACGTCAACATGAGCCAATCGTCGAACGACACCTATCCGACGGCCATGCATATCGCGGCGGTCGAGGCGATCGAGAACTACCTGGTCGACCGGGTGATGCTGCTCAGGAACACGCTCGACGCCAAGGCGACCGAGTTCATGGGTGTGGTGAAGATCGGCCGCACGCATCTGCAGGACGCGACGCCCTTGACGCTCGGGCAGGAGATTTCCGGCTGGGTGGCGCAGCTCGACCTGGCGATGAAGGCGATCCGCGCGACGCTGCCGCAGCTCTATGAGCTGGCGCTGGGCGGTACTGCCGTCGGCACCGGCCTCAATGCCCACCCGAAATATGGCGAGACGGTCGCCGCCGAGATCGCCAAGCTGACCGGGCAGCCCTTCGTCACCGCGCCCAACAAGTTCGCCGTGATGGCCGGGCACGATGCGTTCGTCGGTTCGTCCGGTGCGCTGAAGCAACTGGCCGCGGCGTTGATGAAGATCGCCAACGACGTGCGCTGGCTGGCCTCCGGCCCCCGCTCGGGTCTGGGCGAGATCACCATTCCGGAAAACGAGCCGGGCTCCTCGATCATGCCGGGCAAGGTCAACCCGACGCAGGCCGAGGCGACCACCATGGTGGCGGTGCAGGTGATGGGCAACGATGCGGCGATCGGCATCGCGGCGAGCCAGGGCAATTTCGAGCTCAACGTGTTCAAGCCGGTGATCGCCTACAACTTCCTGCAGTCGGTGCGCCTGTTGGCCGATGCGGCCAAGAGCTTCAACGACCACTGCGCCGTGGGGATCGAGCCGGATCGCGACCGGATCAAGCAACTGGTCGACCAGTCGCTGATGCTGGTGACCGCGCTCAACCGCAAGATCGGCTACGACAACGCCGCCAAGATCGCCAAGCACGCCCACAAGAAGCGCTCGACGCTGCGCGAAAGCGCGATCGAGCTGGGCCTGCTCACCGGTGAGGAGTTCGACGCCGAAGTGAAGCCCGAGCAGATGGTCGGTCCGCTGAAGCTGTGA
- the rpmF gene encoding 50S ribosomal protein L32 — translation MAVPKRKTSPMKRGFRRSADALAVPAYVEDKDSGELRRPHHVDLKTGMYRGRQILQPKSS, via the coding sequence ATGGCAGTGCCAAAGCGCAAGACCTCGCCGATGAAGCGCGGTTTCCGCCGCTCCGCCGATGCGCTGGCCGTCCCGGCCTATGTCGAAGACAAGGACTCGGGCGAGCTGCGTCGTCCGCACCATGTCGATCTGAAGACCGGCATGTATCGCGGCCGGCAGATTCTGCAGCCCAAGAGCTCGTAA
- a CDS encoding polyprenyl synthetase family protein, with product MTYSFTEDLASTAADIEQALAALLAAPRLSGPGIPPDRLVAAMRHGSLNGGKRLRPLLVRQAAGVFGLAPAATVTAGLAVEMIHCYSLVHDDLPAMDDDDLRRGQPTVHKAYDDATAILAGDALLTHAFGLLADETAHRDPAIRVRLVTELAAGAGAGGMVGGQMRDIEGETSFLTERAIAQMQAMKTGALIRAAVRMGAILGGASDADLAHLTTYAEAAGRAFQLADDILDVTASAEALGKATGKDADAGKQTIVARIGVEAAQRQLAEVIHDALSALLPFDQRADGLRATARFFAERES from the coding sequence GTGACCTACTCCTTTACCGAAGATCTCGCCAGCACCGCCGCCGACATCGAGCAGGCGCTCGCTGCCCTGCTCGCCGCCCCCCGGCTGTCCGGGCCGGGAATCCCGCCCGATCGCCTGGTCGCCGCCATGCGGCATGGCAGCCTCAACGGCGGCAAACGCCTTCGTCCGCTCTTGGTCCGCCAGGCCGCCGGGGTCTTCGGCCTGGCGCCGGCCGCGACGGTCACCGCCGGCCTCGCGGTCGAGATGATCCACTGCTATTCGCTGGTGCATGACGACCTGCCGGCGATGGACGACGACGACCTGCGCCGCGGCCAACCCACCGTGCACAAGGCCTATGACGACGCAACCGCCATCCTCGCCGGCGATGCGCTGCTGACCCATGCCTTCGGCTTGTTGGCCGACGAGACCGCCCATCGCGACCCCGCCATCCGCGTTCGCCTTGTCACCGAGCTGGCGGCCGGCGCCGGCGCCGGCGGCATGGTCGGCGGGCAGATGCGTGACATCGAGGGCGAGACCAGCTTCCTCACCGAGCGCGCCATTGCCCAGATGCAGGCGATGAAGACCGGCGCGCTGATCCGCGCGGCCGTGCGGATGGGCGCTATCCTGGGCGGGGCGTCCGATGCCGACCTGGCCCATCTCACCACCTATGCCGAGGCCGCCGGCCGCGCCTTTCAGCTGGCCGACGACATCCTCGACGTCACCGCCTCGGCTGAAGCGCTCGGCAAAGCCACCGGCAAGGATGCCGACGCCGGCAAGCAGACCATCGTCGCCCGCATCGGCGTCGAAGCGGCACAACGCCAGCTTGCCGAAGTGATCCACGACGCGCTGAGCGCCCTGCTACCCTTCGACCAGCGTGCCGACGGGTTGCGGGCGACCGCCCGGTTCTTCGCCGAGCGCGAGAGCTAG